In a genomic window of Pseudoglutamicibacter albus:
- a CDS encoding asparaginase: MTSDAFTPSDPHYNPDRSITAADAVELAHVTRNGAVESRHLGVLAVVGPDGDLVASLGNPEALIFPRSTLKPFQAFASLRAGAELDDEELALACASHQGGVRHQELTERMLAEAGLDAGALKCPDAMPRDKDARRERIKQDAGPDKLAFNCSGKHAGFLKAAVASGADTGSYLDPEHPVQQDALRLLEVLSGAPLGVVGVDGCGAPAPQLTVTALARAVSRLSSGTLPSDEGFTDEDAALWSRIAPAMLTHPWAVHGEGEENTVTMQRTGVVAKLGAEAVLVLGTKDGYGLALKMLDGSDRANTRVGLDALVALGLADPDAVAAALAELDRPVLGGGAPVGEVRSSAAVARLCRG, from the coding sequence ATGACTTCAGATGCTTTCACTCCTTCGGATCCGCACTACAACCCGGACCGTTCGATCACTGCCGCTGACGCCGTTGAGTTGGCGCATGTGACCCGTAACGGTGCGGTGGAATCCAGGCACCTCGGTGTCCTTGCCGTGGTGGGTCCTGATGGCGATCTTGTGGCTTCGCTCGGTAACCCTGAGGCTCTGATATTCCCGCGTTCTACGCTCAAGCCATTCCAGGCTTTCGCCTCCTTGCGTGCCGGCGCTGAGTTGGACGATGAGGAGCTCGCATTGGCGTGTGCGTCTCACCAGGGTGGGGTGCGGCATCAGGAGTTGACTGAGCGGATGTTGGCTGAAGCCGGGCTGGATGCGGGGGCTTTGAAGTGCCCGGATGCGATGCCGCGCGATAAGGATGCCCGCCGCGAGAGGATCAAGCAGGATGCCGGCCCGGATAAGCTCGCGTTCAATTGCTCGGGTAAGCACGCCGGGTTTTTGAAGGCAGCGGTCGCTAGTGGCGCGGACACGGGTTCGTATCTTGACCCGGAGCATCCTGTTCAGCAGGATGCGTTGCGGCTTCTGGAGGTTCTGAGTGGCGCCCCGTTGGGTGTGGTGGGCGTCGATGGGTGCGGCGCCCCGGCCCCGCAGCTCACGGTCACGGCTTTGGCTCGCGCGGTTTCCCGCTTATCCTCAGGCACGTTGCCTTCGGATGAGGGTTTCACGGATGAGGATGCGGCGTTGTGGTCCCGGATTGCTCCGGCGATGCTCACCCACCCGTGGGCTGTTCACGGCGAGGGTGAGGAGAACACTGTCACGATGCAACGCACGGGCGTGGTCGCCAAACTGGGTGCTGAGGCCGTGTTAGTTCTGGGCACCAAGGATGGTTATGGCCTTGCGTTGAAGATGCTCGATGGCAGTGACCGCGCGAACACCCGTGTTGGCTTGGATGCGTTGGTTGCGTTGGGGCTTGCTGATCCCGATGCGGTTGCGGCCGCGCTCGCTGAGTTGGATCGGCCTGTTTTGGGTGGCGGTGCCCCGGTGGGTGAGGTCCGTAGTTCTGCCGCGGTGGCCCGATTGTGCCGGGGCTGA
- the purD gene encoding phosphoribosylamine--glycine ligase, with product MKVLVIGPGGREHALVRALLRDDSVTEVHAAPGNAGIAADVPVHELSTTDPDACVALARELAVDLVVVGPEAPLAAGAADALVAAGIPVFGPSKAAAQLEASKAFAKEIMAEAEVPTAMARVAVNAEEAADALDTFGAPYVVKDDGLAAGKGVVVTSDRAEALAHAQACFEAGGSVVIEEFLDGPEVSLFVLSDGTNAVPLEPAQDFKRIFDNDEGPNTGGMGAYTPLPWLPENFVDQVMERVAQPTLAAMKNRGTPFVGVLYCGLAVTSRGLRVIEFNARFGDPETQPVLQRLRSPLGRILLAAARGTLDTIEPLVWDERTAVAVVLASAGYPESSSKGDVITGVEAAEADDAVSVLHAGTALNKDGELITAGGRVLAVVGLGEDLNEARETAYEGVGKISFDGAQHRSDIALKAARGEITVPSVGVGQGASKEGDAQ from the coding sequence GTGAAGGTCTTGGTAATTGGCCCAGGCGGCCGCGAACACGCCCTTGTCCGTGCGCTTTTGCGTGATGACTCCGTTACCGAGGTGCATGCCGCCCCCGGTAACGCCGGAATCGCCGCGGATGTGCCCGTCCACGAACTGAGCACCACAGATCCCGATGCGTGCGTAGCGCTCGCGCGTGAGCTCGCGGTTGATCTGGTGGTCGTTGGCCCCGAGGCCCCGCTCGCTGCAGGTGCCGCCGACGCGCTCGTTGCCGCCGGCATCCCGGTGTTCGGCCCATCGAAGGCCGCGGCCCAACTTGAGGCATCCAAAGCCTTCGCCAAAGAAATCATGGCCGAGGCCGAGGTCCCCACCGCGATGGCGCGGGTTGCTGTCAACGCTGAAGAAGCCGCCGATGCGCTCGATACCTTCGGCGCCCCCTACGTCGTCAAGGATGATGGTCTCGCGGCAGGCAAGGGCGTTGTTGTGACCTCCGACCGAGCCGAAGCGCTCGCCCACGCCCAAGCCTGCTTTGAAGCCGGCGGAAGCGTAGTCATCGAAGAATTCCTCGACGGCCCAGAGGTCTCGCTGTTCGTGCTCTCCGACGGCACCAACGCGGTCCCACTCGAACCGGCGCAAGACTTCAAACGCATCTTCGACAACGACGAAGGCCCCAACACCGGCGGCATGGGCGCCTACACGCCACTGCCGTGGCTACCGGAGAACTTTGTCGACCAGGTCATGGAACGCGTCGCTCAACCGACGCTGGCGGCAATGAAGAACCGCGGAACCCCGTTCGTCGGAGTCCTCTACTGCGGGCTTGCCGTAACAAGCCGCGGGCTGCGTGTCATCGAATTCAACGCCCGCTTCGGCGACCCAGAAACCCAACCGGTACTACAACGGCTGCGCTCGCCGTTGGGGCGCATCCTGCTCGCTGCGGCGCGTGGCACGCTCGATACGATCGAGCCGCTCGTATGGGATGAACGCACCGCGGTGGCGGTCGTGTTGGCCTCGGCCGGTTACCCCGAGTCCTCCTCGAAAGGCGATGTCATTACCGGCGTTGAGGCCGCTGAAGCTGACGATGCCGTGTCCGTCCTCCACGCCGGAACCGCACTCAACAAGGATGGCGAGCTCATCACCGCAGGCGGGCGCGTCCTCGCCGTCGTAGGGCTCGGCGAAGACCTCAACGAAGCCCGTGAAACCGCATACGAAGGCGTAGGCAAGATCAGCTTCGACGGCGCGCAACACCGCAGCGACATCGCGCTGAAAGCCGCCCGCGGCGAGATCACCGTCCCGAGCGTCGGCGTAGGCCAAGGCGCATCCAAGGAAGGAGACGCACAGTGA